tatttaaggtaATTAGTGGAAAATTCATTAATGTGTTTGCAATTAAATGAGAAACTAAGTCATGACAAATatgtaaattgattaaaaagcaagtgaaaagaagaatataaagcataaataaatatgttgaaaattaaaaaataaacatgtttagaaaatattaagGTGTGTGTTGCAATGGAGCAATGAGAAAGTTGGGGTTGACTAGGAATCATAAGGTCCTTCTGCTTTTCTCCACTTTAGTGTTTGTTGACAAAGAAGTTTGGTATTTTTGTGATGACTCTGTTGTCACATTTGCAGCTTTTGGAAATGAATTGCAGTTTCTGCTGCTTTATTCATCACTCATTACAAAAACCAAACTTGGGCTGTCAAACTAAAAATGGAATATTAGtaatcagaaaagaaaaaaaaatgtataagaaCTAAATTACATTTGTTAAATCTTACTTAATATTATActgtcaatatatttttattgatttttttaaaatgatattgatgatgagctgagatttttcttttattgtttaatttttataattgtgaTATTGATGATGAATTATTGCTTAGTCGTTAACTGATAAAATTCtcgttttttatttatacaaagtTATTGATAGTCTAAAATTTCATGAAagtttccaatttttttttaattagacatttttaaaaaaaaaactcacgtCATTATATTGAGagttctttttttatatataattttttatattaatttagaataattGATATATCGaaatgtggttttcaaaatttattaaaatattatttataatttaatggtTAGATTAATATAAAGTTACTAATTATGTCATATTTAATAGTAAAAGTTACATCATCTAACATCTTAGCATGTAACTgtcaaataaaacattaaaaattaataatacataaaagataatgaaaaatatatataatattaatacatatttgtaaaaacgtgacatatatgtacatataaaaacgtaatatatatatctatataccaaaagaaattacaacaaaaagttatttttaaaagcaAGAAACTCCTACATTATCAATtacataaaactaaataatcatTTTGCTACATCTTTATCTTCCACTTAACTCGTTATCTACTCGTATTGGGAAgtgatcatcataaaaaataacaaaacacaaaaagaaaagatatgGTAAGTtaatatacaaaagaaaaattataatacagtTTAATCGTGTCAAATATAAGTTTAACATTTATAAAGTACTATAACTTATTATAAAAACACGCATAATAATTGACTTTAGACTCAATTATCCATATACATACATTTGACATAGAGTTTCACTCTATGTATGCACTTGTAGTAGTATTTATACTCTGTAGAGTCATAAACATAGGTGTTGTCATCTTACtcctcacaaggttagtcccttTTATGCCTAAGACCTCTTGTCATTCTCTCCCCCACCTCATTCCTCTGTATATGAGATGAAGGGCTGGTAGTATATCAGGATATCTCCTTTAAATTCTCACAACAAGAATACCACACATAATCATAATAAACATCCTTATTTTCATACATACAATTGTCATACTCAGAAGCATATTCAATGGTTATATAAATCAATACCAAATAGCtaaaaagaagaagcagaacTATCATACAGACTACCGTTCAAAGTTGGCACTCGTCAGACCTTTCGCAAAAAGGTGGCGCTCAACGACAGTCCTAACACCCAACATCAAACCTTTCGCAAAAGGTGATGCAAAGCATCTTGGAACTAAAATTGCTACAGACCTGCAATGCAAGATGACATTCAGTTGTACCTTGTCACCACTCAATGCCAAAACATTCTCAAAACTAGGCGCTCAATGATAAAAAGGGGCACTTCGCGAACTGAAGAAGAAATGTTTCCAAACTTGTACAACCAAACTTGTGCTCAACACTACACCAATACTTGTTAATGCTACACCAAATTACAGTACACTCATATTtgtgattttaagtgaattaaGACTTGTTCAATTACTCAAATTGGTATTCTTTTTTCATAGAGATGGTTCAACACACTTTTTATACCTTAAATTCATACCAATTTGTGCAATTTAGTTTCCTCAATCACAACACTCCAAACCACAAGTCAAAACTCAATTCAAGTACAAACATCAATCAGATTCAACAACGTACCAATATCAATCAAAATTATTCAACTGACACACACTAAAacaactagcttcccttacctacAAGACAACCAAATAGCTTAATGATCCGTAAAACATACTTAAATGCACATGTAGCTCAATTTACCCCTATGAAAAACACAAAGACAATCAGGACACACAATTATGACCACTGATCAATAGAGACTAGCAAGAAGAACACGAATACTACATGCAAGCCAAAAAGACTACATGTAAAAGAAGAACCATTAGACTAAAAGAGAGACaaaaaatcaacttattttattgaagAAACTAATCGGATGATTTGATGAACTTACCTTCAAGAAAAATCTTACCGTCTCTTATATTTAGAAGAtgaacaaattataaaaaatcttagaaagaagatagaaagagttatagaaaaagattttttagaaataatatatattttttaataataaaacttgtttataaatattatatttatactttaaaattttaatattaaaattattaagtcttctcattttaaatatattatcaattttaaaacacgattttctaaactcttacacaTCACTCACATCAtatgttattaaaattgatatatcaCGTTGATTAAAATtgatgtaatatattttttaaatataaataacttacttattatttttattatataaaattcaatattaataattatgataatatgaaattataattaaaaaattacagcaataaattaatgttattatgtaAAGTTATATACTTTGTAACACCGATTAAAagttatgtttatatttatacgAGAGGGGGTCAATTTTTAAACtcaaattctttatatttttattatttatgataagattcgataattaatatttatttttcttactcTTCTGCTGCACAGAATATGGTGTAGTCACTTTGTGTTTGTACTTCCTTCTCTAACTTCAGCATTATTATAAGCATATGTGTGGTGATTTTTTTTActctaacttttattttattttaacattaaatattactttaaatattattacactAATTGTGTTTTTAGTTCCTGTGAATCCTTTCTAGTTTTTAtccaataaaattttaaaggcttttacttttattctttgCTGAGTTTTGGTTAAGAATTTTTACGAGGCGAGTTACTATAATGATATGATATATCTAAAACTATTAATAAAGATAGTTTTTAACTATTTATCTCGTATGcataatattttactatttctaTCTTAATATTTGTTACAAAAAAACTAATAGTGAGATGTTGTGATGAAAgattatataacatttttattgtataactataacaattaataaaagtaagTAATTTTTGTAAccaattttctatatatttattgtaattttattttttatgtttggatATTTAGATTTTACTATAATAAGAATTACATCAAATAAAGAATGTCAAATCACAACAAAAGCTGGTGCTCATTTTCTAGATTGATTATTGGTAGAGAATGTAAAGATGGGCctagtagaaaaaaataaagacatgcAACGTTCATGTGGCTGGTGCCTCTTAAGGgtaatttactttttcatttcttgtcataaattttcttttgtatataCAAATCATACCTTCCACAAGGTGAATCAAtcaatatatatgtgtgtgcaAAGCCTAAAGGTTCATTTATCACTATATATAACTATCTTGAATGTCTTGGAAGCAATATATAACTACAATCTACCaataaactaaaacaacaaattcaatAACAAAGAAGATCAATATTATGGCATTTGCATATGaacaatttcttcttttgttgatgGCTTTTTCAACATGTTTCTCATCAACTAGCAGCAATTCATCTGTTAAACCTCAAAGACTGGTCTCCAGACTCATTCACCCTGGCTCAATTCATCATCCTCACTACAAGCCACATGCAACAGCTCAAGACCGAATTCAACTTGATATCCAACACTCAGCAGCACGTTTAGCCTACATTCAAGCAAGGATAGAAGGTTCTTTGGTCTCTAATAATGACAACAAAGCTAGTGTTTCTCCCTCTTTAACTGGTAGAACCATACTGGCCAATATCTCAATAGGCCAACCCCCTATCCCACAACTAGTTATTATAGACACTGCCAGTGACAGCTTCTGGATCATGTGCTCCCCTTGCACAAATTGTGACAACCATTTAGGACCACTCTTTGACCCCTCAAAGTCTTCCACCTTTTTCCCACAGTGCAAAATACCATGTCTCTTCAAGGGTTGCAAATGTGACCCTATTCCATTTCGTGCATCTTATGCAGATGGCTCCACAGCTTCAGGAACATATGGTCGTGATACTGTTGTCTTTGAGACAACTGATGAAGGTACCTCTAAGATATTAGATGTACTATTTGGATGTGGCCACTACATTGGATACGATTCAGATCCAGGACACAATGGAATACTAGGACTAAACAGTGCAGTTGAATCTTTGGC
This Vigna angularis cultivar LongXiaoDou No.4 chromosome 4, ASM1680809v1, whole genome shotgun sequence DNA region includes the following protein-coding sequences:
- the LOC108331580 gene encoding aspartic proteinase CDR1, with the translated sequence MAFAYEQFLLLLMAFSTCFSSTSSNSSVKPQRLVSRLIHPGSIHHPHYKPHATAQDRIQLDIQHSAARLAYIQARIEGSLVSNNDNKASVSPSLTGRTILANISIGQPPIPQLVIIDTASDSFWIMCSPCTNCDNHLGPLFDPSKSSTFFPQCKIPCLFKGCKCDPIPFRASYADGSTASGTYGRDTVVFETTDEGTSKILDVLFGCGHYIGYDSDPGHNGILGLNSAVESLATKIGRKFSYCIGNLADPHYNYNQLILGEGADLEGFSTPFEVHNGFYYVTMEGISIGEKRLDIAPRTFEIKENGTGGVIIDTGSTISYLVDNVHKLIYKEVRNLIGRSFRGAIIENSPWMLCYYGSINKDLAGFPVVTFHFAEGADLAMDSGSFFSQVSNDIFCMTIGPASNIDIKSKPSVVGLLAQQSYNVGYDLVNNYVYFQRIDCELLSG